Part of the Zingiber officinale cultivar Zhangliang chromosome 8A, Zo_v1.1, whole genome shotgun sequence genome, CTCATCCGGCGGTCCCTCAGATGTCTTTCACATCAttcttcaccgactcaaggattcgagccctaggatgagcttcccaagcttagctgcaccaagctcctcatgcgtgtttcaccaagtcctgcaagactcaaacacacctatcaaacacatatgaaagcctaactctttgacatacacatcaaaaccatgatcgtaccgatcaaatttgggtcgattgcaccaacaatatttaCTGTACCAACAGATGCCTGATCCTCCGATGGGTATGGGGATGAGGATGAAAGTTAAATATATGATGGTATGAAGATGAATATGAGAATGGATTTAATAAATTGGAATGAGTACGGAGAATATGAAATCCGATCAAAATCCTACTTAttatcatctctagatctaatgATCCAATCAAGTCGACCAAAAAAATTAGGTTCGGATCAGAAGTTTTTAGATTCAGGTCAAATTTGGATTAGAGGATTTTGAGGTTAGAGATTTTCAGGTCGAATTCAAGTTGATCCAGATTGACCTGAATATAGTGTTAGTAGGTTATTTTAGGATtaaatgaaattttattttaaaaattaaaatatttgtaTTTATATCAATATCAATGTtggtatataataaaaataaaatattgaaataaaaatggagaattataaaaaaaatagtaaaataaatcattttaatCACATTATTTGAATTATTTGGATAGGTTTAGGTTGATGAAATCCGAATTTAAGGATTTTAggttgaattcaaatttaaatcgaATTTAGATtagaattttatataattttttttaaaatttaatctgaATTCGATCTCATTTATCCAAATTGTTCCCAGGGTGTAGTgcgtaaatggtgggtgcatagAATCTCTGGCATAACGGTCAGGGATCGATTCTCAAGAATTAACGATCTGAGGTTTACACTGTCATACGTCTATGACCTGTATGTTTACATGAACCTTTCTCCATATCTATAAAACCGATACTAAGAGGACCGTTACGATAACGAATCTACCTTTCAACAATAACCAACATTTATGATTCGAGCCTAAGTGGAATGAAAAATCTGGAATATCGCTCTCATGTGTATGGTGCAGTAGTTAAGGTTTAGTAGAGCTAAAGGCACGTGCTGACGTTAAATTTTGTAGAAAAACTTGAACTAGACTATCGTGAGCCGAAGTACCCATAGGCAAAAAAAATCCATGAGTTTGCTTGGATGGTCTTACAGGGCGGTGAAGACCGCGGGATCCACCTCGTGACTGATAGTTGATTGAAAACTTTTTATGGGACCGGATTttctataataaataaataaataataaaaacatgGTGGCTCGACCCACTTCTTCTCGACGCCATCCGCATCTCGTTCCAGCTTCTGTCTGTCTCCGCTTCTACCTTTTCTATTGCCGGATCGCGCTTGCCCTCGCTCTCTCCTCCAACATGTTCAAGAAGTGAGTTCGCTCTCCATACCGTACGCGTTTCAGTTTAATCTGATCTCGTCTCTCgctatttttttcttcttgtccGTCGAATCGCGCATCTGAGTTTTGAATCACGCCTCCTTCATTTGTCCGTCGGAAGTGCCGATGACAGTTTTGTGGATTCCTCTTGTTCCATACGTTCCCTTATGCTTTAGGGTTTTCTCACCCACTTTTTGCCTACTGCTTAATTATTGTGCACGATTTCTGCTTACCAAATTAGATTCGTACTTTATGATGTTTATCACCATGGTGAACTTGAAATCAGTGTTTTTAGGTTCAAAGTTCAGATGCTAACTTGTATTTTTCAAGCGTTCGGGGAGCAGTTTGCTTGGCAAAATATGATATACTTCGTGGAAACTCTCTTATACTAAAGTTATGACATATGTCAGTTTTTTTTTCCCCTTTGTTcggattttatcattttttatgtCATTGGGTCATATGTTTTGGTTTATAATTGATTTTGCAGTTATAAAAGTTGAATCAATTAAAGTGGAAGGTCTAAGAGGTAGGGATGGATCAAAGAAAACTTTTGTTAATATAATAAAATGATGTAACTGATTTGACTTACTGGTGATAAGCCTGACATGGAGCTGATTGGATGATAATATCCATATAGATTCTAAATAGTTGGGACAAATTCACGATGCTGATATACTATAGTTCACTCTTTTAATTTAGAGGCAATTTTGATGGGCAAACTAGAGATGGATTTATTGAGATTCATTGTTTTTAGGAGATGGTGTTGGAAGTAATCCATTTTTATCTTACTATATTTGTCGAAGCAGAAGGTTGTTTCTCCTCAATAAAAAGGTGTCACATAAATAGGATTAGGAGAATGAAGTTAAGGTTAACGACCCATCTATTAGTCTCCTTTTACATAGATCAGAAGGTATGGATGAACACGTTGATTCCTTAAAAGCAGGCACTACATTATCTTCCTTccacctgtttttttttttttttaaaaaaaaattggatggaactaaaaggaaaattgtttgTTAAAGCCTACACTGCACCCCAATTTGGGCCAAAAATAAATCTTGGTTTTGGAAGAAAATTCTTCCTCTCTTATCTTTTCCAATCATTTTTTATTGAGGACCACTGAAGACCATGTGACTTCTCTATCTAGGAAAATAATAGCTCCTatctgttttggaaacttgagaACATAGCATCAGCGAgaagaaaggcaagaagaagtACAAAATCACAATGGAAAAGGGAGGCGCAGCAATTCATGGTTTGTCAAGAGTTCCTACGCCCATTAGGCACTTTAGAAAGTTTCTAGAATGAATTGCACCATGGAAAAAAAGCTATCTCTTCATTATCTAATCCTCTCAGTTATGCATAAGAATATAACTTGAGTTTGTTATTCGTGTATGATCTACTAGAATATGAAAGAGAGAATTTGTCAAATTTAGTCCCCAATTCAatgtttctaaaaataaaatttagtgTTGAATGATTAGGTTTGCTTCTAGTTTTTGTTAATGAAAAAAGTCACTTCCCCTTGCTTTTCCAACTCTTATCGAAATATTTGAGTAAAAAAATTGTGGAAAAAAGATCAAGGACTTGAATTGAACTATTCCTTAAGGAATATATCTGTAGGGGTGGTTTTTTTGGAGGCAGTGGGTTGAGTTGATCCCAGAACACCATGTTTGAGTCCATTTTTAGTGCTTTTTGAGTTGTTTTTTTAATTGTTGACTGAGTTGGCAATCATTTATTGATTATgttgtttttttcttttgttagttgAAATTCTTGGTTGATGTTGACATCGTGGACATGCAATTTGCAGTTCTGCACCTTGTTTTGGTTGTTTAAGGTCATTAAAAAAATACACTTATAaaattgtttattattgttaactTTGATGGGATGAACATTTAAAGCTTAGCTATTATTCTATAGTAATTTTTCATCACTAGGAAAAGGGTTCAATCTACTCTAAATTGATAAGAATTATCTGGGAAGGAGAAAATGTAGTCAATAATGTATGAAATCGTAATAAATCAAAAACATATAATAAGGATGAATCTTTAAAAATGTCTCAGCTACTTAATCACCTAATGTTTTATCCTCACTTCCCATGGGCATGTTTTGACTTCAATTGTGAAATCTACAATAATCCAACTGCATCATTTTCTGAAGATTCTGTCCTAATTTTGCTCCACTATACTAAAACCTCTTCCCAAAAAAAACATGATTTTGGTGAATGCAAGGAATTTTCCAACAAGTTTGGATAAAAAATGTAGCATTGATGTTATGATCTTAAAAGACTATGCTTCCTTTCATTGTTCtagcaattaacctggttaccTTAACGCCATTAACTAAATACATTATGAGTATCATAATCAAAAGAAATAGGAGAGATCTACAAATGAATTGTTTGATTCCAATGAATGGTGCATATATGAGACATGTCTTAAAGAAGAATCCAGAATCAGGTAAAAAAATAGAAGGTGATGCAAGGAATGACATTGATTGTATTTCATCTCTCTGCATGTTTCTCTCACTAAGTCTATAGTTTGATGATCACTGAATGTTTAATCTTCCTGTATCAATTTTGCTTTTTCATATAAACTTGAAAGCTTGACTATGCGAAAAGGGAATTAGATAAaagctttaaaaaaattatggtaattttgaaaatatacctTTCACTTAAAGGTTGTATTCAACAAATTCCATGTGTCATATATTTCATATTTCCTTAACTTGAAAAGCTTTATATGTACTAGTATTCCATTAGTTAGAAACATAACTAGTTACAAATTCAATTTACTTTTAAGAATATGAATTGTGAGTCCTATAGGCTTGAAATGCTAATTTTTTTCATATCACTTGAAGATTCTCTTTTGAAGATGTATCTGCACAAAACCAAGTAAAGGCATCTGTACAACGGAAGATTCGCCAAAGCATAGCTGATGAGGTCTTTTTCTTTCTATTGTGGTTAATACTAACCTATCGTTGCATCACGATAGTATGCTTTTATATCTGATATAATAACTTAACTACAGTATCCTGGTCTGGAACCTTTGTTGGACGACATGCTTCCTAAAAAGGTGCCTCTCATTGTTGCAAAATGGTTGGTACATCCTTTCTTTTGTGCATAGCTTTTAAGCTTTCACTTGGATACGATATTTAGATTTTAATCAAGTTAACTTGTAGGCTCTTTTAGATtttctttttaatgtttttaaacgATTCAATTGATTGGATATTCTACCCATATATCAATCATCTTGAGAAGCATGACTGTATTAAGAGAATTACATTGTTATAaggttaatttttataattagatATTTCTTATAATATTACTTGATTATACTATATAATTAGTTGCATACAGGGCAAAATTTATTTTCTAGGAATCGAAAATTAGTATAATTGAAGAAAAGACTAGAGTTTTCTAGTAGATTTAACCCATGATCTAGTTTGAAGAAGGGGGAAAAGGTGTTGATGCTATGCGATATATTTTGATGTCCTTTTCAATTCCAAAGGGTTACAAGCTTGAGTTGCTAGCTGGTTCTTAAACACGTCTCTTGATGTTTTCTTGTGatgtatttatattttattacaaatttattataataatccTCGTTCTATATTCATGGCGAGTCTCTTTTTGTCAATTTTGGTGCTTCCTCTAATAGGAACAATAACCTTGTTCCTTTTGAATGAGGggctatctttttttttttaaataatcttgGGCTATACTGTGATGGTTTATTTTTCTGTCATTCTTTATTCAATTTTAGTAGCTTGATAAAAAGAATTTGTTCTAGTGGGGCTTTTAGAATAAATGCATTTGGCCATTTATATTTCTACTTTACTTTTTGTTAGCATTTTGTCACTGCCTTATGCATAGCTCTCTAACTTGAAAAGTTGTATTGGGACTTGAATTTATGGACCATATAGATACTAAGAAATTATAACATGTGCCTACTATTAATGTGTTTAATTTGAGTGATGAAATCACAATAGAATTAGCTCTCTAATTAATATTTCTCCTTTATCTAGTCAAAATCATTTGAATCTTGTGGTGGTGAACAATGTGCCACTATTTTTCAACATTCGTGATGGACCTTACATGCCAACATTGAGGCTTCTTCATCAATGTAATGTATCACATCTATCATTTATTGTTTTACTATTAAGTTCAACTTTTGGATGTATAATTTAAAGATGATCTGTATATCCTATGTATGGTTACCCCTTATTCATTGAGTTAATTTGGTCTACCAAGATTCCTTAGTATCCTTTTCATTATCAAATATAATTGCATTGTCGTTCTTCTTGGTAGTATTCTTTTGTGTAATAGATATTGCTATTATGTACTCAGCTTAGACAATCTTCATAATCTAGATTGGTTTATCATAGTGTAAGATATGTAAGACCTTTAATTTGTAAATGTTTCACATAGTTAAGTCTTTTAGACACCTACTAGTCACAAACACATTTTTATATTGCATCTAGATTTTTAAACTGAAGAGGAGCTTTGACACAATGGTAAAATTGCTGTTGTGCGTCCAATATGGTCTGACCCTTCCCTGGACTTGCATTGGTGGGAGTTTCGTGTACTGGGCTGCCCttttatctaaatttttaaactaaATCTCAATAATTACTCCTATTATTAGTTGTTATTTATAAACAAATGCTTGTTATAACTTAAATATACCTTATATTATAAAAGTCATCTTGATTAAAGTACAATATACTTGCAGCTATTTTTTTGTATCATATCTATGAAAACTCATATGACCTTAGCAACTTAGTGCAATGCATTCTCTTCGAGGAAATGGACTTGACTTTATCAAGTCTGAAAATTCTTTTCATGTTGCATGACATCCTCAACAATATGAAACAATGAAGAATGATGGTTCTTGTGTTTTGTTTACTGAATCTCATATATTGTGGCTGCATATATTTCCCTTAATGTTCTTTATTCTCTTAACTTTACTCTTCCTCTTTCAGATCCAGATATAATGAAGAAATTTCAGGTAGACAGAGGTGCTATTAAATTTGTCCTATCAGGTGCAAACATAATGTGTCCTGGACTCACGTCCCCTGGCGGAGCTCTGGATGAAGAAGTATTGGAGGAAACTCCTGTGGTACATGTTCATTTacatataaaaatatttggaagcaTAATCAAATTCTTTATTCTTGAAACATGGACAAGACACATTGACCGAGCAATAGAACTAAGGCTTAATTGTATGTGCCCCTTGGAGTTGGGGGAATTCATACCGTGCTCACTCTTCAAGCACCATGCTAGTTACTTCATCTCATAGTATCATGTGATAAATTTAAATACAttgataaaaattagttttagaaaaatcGTAATTACTTGCTTATTGATAAGAAAACAAATGTACTTTATTTTTTTAGCCAAGAGAGTTTAAACGTGCACAATAATTTGTTGATTTTCATAGTTTCcctttcaaatttgatttttgcATACATAAAATGCTAAAAATTCCAATACTGTCCAAACACGGGCATATACCTAAATAAATTTCCTCTAATATctcaaatttttattatttattttttttgaaaagtttagcCATTTTGAGAATCATTTTGTTATCATCGACTCTTGAATTCATTCAACAATGATTTATATAAAAATCTGAAGATAACAATGCAAGAAAATTCATCTTGGATGAGAAATTATGCAAAAAAATTTGCATGTGAAGAGAATGAGGCATGCCAACATTTATTTTTCTGTTGAACAATGAAAATTTTATGAATAATTATTATAGAAACATAGTCAATGTCTACTTTGTGTTTGCTTTTTTATTTATTGAACATGTACTTCTATATTCTCGTGTTTGAAAGCTTTTTAGGTACtaattatttacttaactttgggATTAGAAACTCCATAATTTGTCCAAGACTTGCGAGCTAGCTAGGGCCATATTAAATATGAAAGCACTAGAATAATATCATGTTAGACCTATTTTTGACAACTTGTTGACACCACCTGCTCAAAAAATTGACAACAGAAAATTGACACAAGTGGTACTCATAGTGATATGTGAGAGTGTATATTTACTTAACTAACTGTTATAAAGGAATAAAAAGTTACTAGACATATGTGAGACGAATGAATAAATTATACAATCATGAATTTCATatctataaatttaaaaattttatgaggTTTGAATGGATGAGTTACCGTCATTTGTGAATGCATCTAACTTAACTTTGACATTGGGCATTTGCCTAAATACTATATTTTGTGGTGATTGCACCAGTCCATGCTAGTGCAAAAGATACAACATCCATCTATTTGCATACATTGATTTTTCCGTATGATCTGCCAGCATATAGATAGTAATTGACTTAATGACCCAGTCATTCCTTCATAACCTGTCACTTTGATTACTCTGGATAGGAGATGTTTAACTCAATTAGTATGAGATTTCTTAGGAAATACTAGCATTTTATCccatttttcttcaaatctggaCTATGATTTTCACACATTTTTATATTCTAAAGATAACATTCCCCAAATTGTATTCTCATTGAAGTTACAAACATCATTTGTTATAGCCCTTCGACAGGAGGATTTGAGTCAGACATCCTCAAGCTTTCAAGTTTTAGTTCTACCATGCAACCCCTCCCCGGATTGAAGCTTCATGGACACTGGGGGAATGTGAAATCCTTGAATCTATTTCAGCAATAAATCCCATGTTTACGATACCCAACGAAGTGAAAACTTTGATTTAGTTTGAAGCTTGAAGAATTTTTTGACCTCATACACTATAGTAACTTTTTCTAAGTCTGGATAGAAAAGAAAGTACTCTTCGCCTTATATGTCATAAAATTCTTGTATTCCAGTTAACATATAAACCCATCCTTGGTCCTTGATtatgtgatggttacttttttAACAGTTGGTCCTTGATTATGAGATGGTTACTTTTTTAACAGTTGGTTTGTTTAGTCTATTAAACATGCAAGGTTTCCAATTTTTTCATAATGCGCCTGTTATTTGTGGATAAATGTTTGCTTGAGCCTATGAAAGTATGTTGGATTTCAAATCTTTGATGTCGTTAAGTTGAACTGTTTCAAAATTTTCTTGTAGGCCATAATGGCAGAGGGAAAACAACACGCTTTGGCTATTGGATTTACAAAAATTTCAGCAAAAGATATGTGAGTTAGCGTTTTATTAATATAAAGTCCAATTAATGTTAACGTCTACATTTCAATGTGCTTACATATGGTTGGGATAGAAAATATTGATGCATTTTAGTCACCTAGCATTCAAACAATATTTGGTAAGTTCATTATGATATACAGCTAGAGTAGTCAGTACGAGTGGTTATGGTCATTCAAATCTACATCCAAGAACTTGTGTATAAGATTGTATCTGGAGTTCAATTTCCAGTAATGATTAAGAACCTTTCAGAGTACAAAGGTTAAAACCCGCCAATTTTGAAAGTATGATGCATGTTTATTCCAGCTATTTGGGTCGGCTAGATGAATCTAAGCACATATAAACTTTAGGCTAGGCTGTATGACTAGCAAAATTTCTGTTTATTAAACCAATTTTTATTAAATCTACTATAGTTCTCTATGGTCTCCATCCACTCCTTTCTATCTCTAATAAATTTAGCTCAACTATCAAATCTAATGGTTGCCTCTTAAACATTTGGTATCATCTCCATCTTCTCAATTTATCATATAGTCGAATGACACTTGATTACTCTTGGATATAtgtattttcttattttattgtttctaGTAACTGTCTCCATCCATGTTAATCTCTGATCCAGAAAGTATGacacattatttttttttctgtatAGGTCTCTAATTACTCAAACTCTGATCCAGAAAGTATGGTGGATTGTAGTATTATAATATTCCTTTTAGCCTAAAGAGCACACTGACACTGATCACAAAATTTCAATATcttaattagttaattttattTCAACCAATCTCTGTTTATTATTAAGATCTTCATCCATACAGTAAATTCATCAATTTACTAAATAGATGCAGGATATTCTCTATGGGTTTTATCATATTGATAGTTGCAGCATATGCACATTTTATCGCACATCTATCTCCATCTATATTATGCTGTATGTTGAATTATCACGCAATGAACATTTGTTTTTTATTCGGTGCAGAAAATCTATCAACAAAGGAATTGCAGTTGACAACATGCACTATCTGAATGATGGCCTTTGGaaggtagttttttttttaaatgtttcaaCTTAATAGGTCGATGTTTGTTCTGCTTTACACGATATCATTCACTTTCATGAAAATTGTTCCCTATTTATTGCTTAATGGTACAAACTTCATGTACTAAGAAGCTAAACAAACGAATCGACCAAGAAATGGCGCTAATATGGACTAATGATTTTTAGTAGTTGGCGAATTGTATGTGTTTGGCACGAGAAGTTCGTTCTGTATCACAGTTAATTTGATTAAGAATCTTCATGCTTGAATTGCTTTTATTTACAGATGGAACGGTTCGAATGAACTCGCCTGTTCTCCTAGAAGCAGCTgcagctgctgctgctgctgctgctgctgaagaGGCCGTTGGAACGTTTATCCACCTTCGATTTGGGAGGGAATGCCCAAAGCATTCCAAACCAGTTATGCAAATGCAACATTTGTTAATTCTGTCATTGTTTACTTCAACTGACCTGTTATTACACCTTACTTTTGTACTGTTCTTAGTTGAATGTTCCATATGACAGACTCTAAAAACTGGCCCGTAGGTTAAAAAAAAGGGCCTTCTATCACTCCACCTTCTTCAGCCTGCTTGCCGACACCGTGCTCGGGCAGTGTACCTGTCGGCTAACAGCAGCCTCCGAATTCTTCCCGTTCTCAGTTCTATGCAACTCAAAACACTCCCACGCAAAGTTCGCGTGCATTTTGAGTGGATGCTCCTTTCCGTGCAAAGGAAACTCCCACGTGAAATTCACATGCTCCGGATTGCAACCAGTAGATTCTTAATTTAATGGGATGGAATAAATACTCTACTAAAACAATCGCGATCCACAGTTTTGAAGGAATTCACACTCACCATTCTCCACGCACTTTATATATTCTCTCCTAATTATGTTTTTGACTTGTTTATCAAACAAGATTTGGTTTTGGTTGAACATTATGTCTTAAACAGGTTAATTAACCAAGCTAATACTTTGATTAATTAGTTTAACTATGAATATATGTGTACATCGATAACTATGATCACCATTTAACAGATAAAGAGAGTAAAGAACGTGAATACGAGAATATATACATATGCCCAACTAATGAGATGAGATCTTCCTCAAGAAAAGGACACTGCTAGTTAGAATGgtccaaagaaaaaaaaaactttaaccaATACCTTTACAAAATGATTATACACTAATTTCATTCGAATTGAATCTCGAGTtccaaattataatttttctACCAAAGTAATTTGATCGAGAACTTACGGTGTGAAACTTGATCGAAACACTGATCGGAGGTCTTCGCGTGGAGTTTAGCCGGATAAATGTCGATGAGAAGGTGAATACACGGACTAAGATCTTTACTTGTGAATGAAGCCTATCACTTGACTGTATGTCGAAGAATATAAATTTTAGTTTAAAGGCTATGAATGGAAAATGTGGTAGTTTGGATGAGGAAAACGACCTTCGTCAAATCCAAAAAGAAAGTCTTTGTTTTTAAAGTTTAGATTCTGCCTTCAAATTTGACTACAAATGCCATGCAATTCCTCATATCATATCTTCATCCAACATATCAAAGCTCTGGCTATAAATACGCTTCCAATGAGCTACAACTTCCTCCATCGCAACCACATCAACAATTAACCTCTCTAGCTAGCTCCCTAATCTCATGGCCGGCGTTTGGGTGTTCAAGAATGGTGTGGTGCGGCTGGTTGAGAACACATCCGGCACCGAGCAGCCATCAACGGCGAGGCGCAAGGTCCTCGTCTTCACCCCCACCAATGAGGTGATAGGCTCTTATGCCTCCCTTGAACATAGGCTGATGGCTTTGGGTTGGGAGCGCTATTACGAGGACCCGGACCTCCTCCAGTTCCACAAGCGCTCCTCGCTCGACCTCATCTCCCTCCCGATTGACTTTGCCCGTTTCAAGTCCATCCATATGTACGACATCGTTGTCAAGAATCGTGACTCTTTCAGAGTCATTGACATGTAGCAATACTTTCGAGTGTTCTACTATCTGAGCAATAAAAGCGACCGCCCGAAGAAATATGAAAGACTGCCTATATGTATGTGTGACAATGTTTTGATGCTGTGAAACCTATCAATGTAACTGTTTTTGCTTATCTATCCAAGTTAATGAAAGATGATGTGCAACCATGGATTAGTTTGAAGTCCTTATCGAAGGCGGGAAAAAGTTCATTCAAATTTGTCATATGATGTAGGTGTAGCTTGATATGTATTATCTTCTTATCGTGCGATGGTCGTGCT contains:
- the LOC122010189 gene encoding malignant T-cell-amplified sequence 1 homolog isoform X1 — encoded protein: MVARPTSSRRHPHLVPASVCLRFYLFYCRIALALALSSNMFKKFSFEDVSAQNQVKASVQRKIRQSIADEYPGLEPLLDDMLPKKVPLIVAKCQNHLNLVVVNNVPLFFNIRDGPYMPTLRLLHQYPDIMKKFQVDRGAIKFVLSGANIMCPGLTSPGGALDEEVLEETPVAIMAEGKQHALAIGFTKISAKDIKSINKGIAVDNMHYLNDGLWKMERFE
- the LOC122010189 gene encoding malignant T-cell-amplified sequence 1-like isoform X2 — encoded protein: MLPKKVPLIVAKCQNHLNLVVVNNVPLFFNIRDGPYMPTLRLLHQYPDIMKKFQVDRGAIKFVLSGANIMCPGLTSPGGALDEEVLEETPVAIMAEGKQHALAIGFTKISAKDIKSINKGIAVDNMHYLNDGLWKMERFE
- the LOC122012815 gene encoding flowering-promoting factor 1-like protein 1, with the protein product MAGVWVFKNGVVRLVENTSGTEQPSTARRKVLVFTPTNEVIGSYASLEHRLMALGWERYYEDPDLLQFHKRSSLDLISLPIDFARFKSIHMYDIVVKNRDSFRVIDM